From Brassica oleracea var. oleracea cultivar TO1000 chromosome C3, BOL, whole genome shotgun sequence, a single genomic window includes:
- the LOC106330126 gene encoding uncharacterized protein LOC106330126 translates to MASRRFSTAEKGKGMASDNTDNTRKRIRAPEFDYSDLVRENAKTLIGRLTNPREQNVDHLVLNLPKKWALRGKVVGATLRNDCFQFRFDRDKDLQCVLLNRPYHHNNWMVPQGEVYPHEEKESFHCRVDRHGTPFGNRVSSDNSRFQPLKNKITPGNPSRSPLARTQDAHHVVAHGRGSVPSRYKPPNPPQLQWRVQEHTKPPHGPPQVPALRSPSTPAPPLGRNLHESDFSKQSEISSAEKVFEDLREVTLQYINCANPIESAARRRRVIQTETENLMANTTSGIIAAATAAASQTAMVPQVNPTVILLPSSETSTLNRAPQTSGDGMTTTITATKRRGRPPRTRKSTPNPRLVGGSAKKCIFSKVQPSPGKLNATPVRKGRNRVAPSPAHDASVPVVSQGSAPSTSANNQGFHNPGNPFPKP, encoded by the exons ATGGCCTCTCGCAGATTCTCGACTGCTGAAAAAGGCAAAGGCATGGCCTCAGACAATACCGACAACACCCGTAAGCGTATTAGAGCCCCAGAGTTTGACTACTCAGATCTAGTAAGAGAAAATGCTAAGACACTTATTGGGAGGCTGACAAACCCTAGAGAACAGAATGTAGACCATCTAGTTCTTAACTTACCTAAGAAGTGGGCTCTCAGAGGGAAGGTGGTAGGAGCTACTCTCAGAAATGATTGCTTCCAATTCCGCTTCGACCGTGATAAAGACCTGCAATGCGTTCTCCTCAACCGCCCTTATCATCACAACAACTGGATG GTACCTCAAGGTGAGGTATACCCTCATGAGGAGAAAGAAAGCTTTCATTGTAGAGTAGACCGACATGGAACGCCCTTTGGTAACAGAGTTTCTTCAGACAACTCTCGATTCCAACCTCTAAAGAACAAAATCACACCAGGCAATCCTAGTCGATCTCCACTTGCTAGAACTCAAGATGCTCATCATGTTGTAGCTCATGGGAGAGGCTCTGTTCCCAGCAGATACAAGCCACCTAACCCACCACAGTTACAGTGGAGAGTTCAAGAGCACACAAAACCCCCTCATGGACCCCCACAAGTGCCAGCTTTGAGATCCCCGTCGACACCAGCTCCTCCGTTGGGAAGAAATCTTCATGAAAGTGATTTCTCCAAACAATCTGAGATATCATCTGCTGAAAAAGTCTTTGAAGATCTAAGAGAAGTCACCCTGCAGTACATCAACTGTGCTAATCCCATAGAGAGTGCAGCTAGGAGACGAAGAGTAATACAAACTGAAACTGAGAACCTTATGGCAAACACAACCTCTGGAATCATTGCAGCAGCTACGGCAGCCGCTAGTCAAACCGCTATGGTGCCTCAGGTCAATCCCACGGTGATTTTGCTCCCAAGCTCGGAAACCTCTACTCTCAATCGAGCTCCTCAAACCTCTGGAGATGGCATGACCACTACTATCACTGCTACAAAACGCCGTGGTCGACCACCGAGGACAAGAAAATCAACACCTAATCCTAGACTGGTGGGAGGTAGTGCAAAGAAGTGTATCTTCTCCAAAGTACAACCCTCCCCAGGTAAACTGAATGCTACACCTGTTAGGAAGGGCAGAAACAGAGTTGCTCCCTCACCTGCACACGATGCCTCGGTTCCTGTTGTCTCCCAGGGAAGTGCTCCATCAACCTCTGCTAATAACCAGGGTTTTCACAACCCCGGAAATCCTTTTCCTAAGCCATAA
- the LOC106330127 gene encoding uncharacterized protein LOC106330127, which translates to MERISNCSKAISKWSKDQYLDKKKAIANLKMSLDSELSKPVADNPLISSLNLALLQAYKAEEEYMRHQSRQMWLSLGDCNTGYFHAAARGRSARNRLSMMEIADGSSVYEEEQIAEVIAAYFSEIFATSSIDCTATVQSALKSKISGEQNEMLTVPPTEAEIRAAMFSIHPDKAPWPDGFYSAFIPGRAISDNVLITHEFLHYLKTTKSKKRSSMAVKSDMSKAYDRLEWSFIECVLSTLGFHEDFVTWIMNCVTSVSYSFLINDAVLGRVTPQREIRQGDPLSPYLFIMCSEVLSGLCSKAQQDGTLPGIKIAKNSPSVNHLLFADDTMFFIPTDRRSCTKLKHILALYEVASGQRINTDKSFISFATKTTSLMVMLKAVLTAVPSSAMTCFLLPIGLCKMIQSALTRFWWDSNTGKKKMCWLSWDTLTKSKGMGGLGFKDIQTFNIALLVKLPWRMLTNPNCLLFRVLLGKYCHKAPLLKVQLVKGASHRWIGILAGRDLLASHIGRAVGEGTEIKVWSDAWMSTTSHIIPYGPLKECTNDLYVSELINRGTCEWNKEMISRIMPDFVDDILAIKPSKTGARDSYIWYPAKYGVYSTKSGYAAAIAKEPLDNNSPLDSFDWH; encoded by the exons ATGGAGAGAATTTCTAACTGTAGTAAAGCTATCTCTAAATGGAGTAAGGACCAGTATCTCGACAAAAAAAAAGCCATTGCTAACCTGAAAATGAGTTTGGATTCAGAGCTATCCAAACCAGTAGCAGATAATCCTTTGATCTCCTCCTTGAATTTAGCACTGCTCCAGGCTTATAAAGCTGAAGAGGAGTACATGAGGCATCAGAGCAGGCAGATGTGGCTCTCCTTAGGTGATTGTAACACTGGTTACTTCCACGCAGCTGCTCGAGGAAGAAGTGCCCGAAACAGACTATCAATGATGGAAATTGCTGATGGATCCTCAGTATATGAGGAAGAACAGATTGCTGAAGTCATAGCAGCATATTTCTCAGAGATTTTTGCAACGTCTTCAATAGATTGCACTGCTACGGTGCAGAGTGCCCTGAAGTCTAAGATATCAGGGGAACAGAATGAAATGTTGACAGTGCCACCCACAGAGGCTGAGATTCGAGCTGCTATGTTCTCCATCCACCCCGACAAGGCCCCATGGCCAGATGGCTTCTAT TCAGCTTTCATACCTGGACGCGCCATCTCAGATAATGTACTTATCACGCATGAGTTCCTCCATTATCTCAAAACTACAAAGTCTAAAAAGCGATCCTCAATGGCTGTAAAATCTGATATGAGTAAGGCGTACGATAGATTAGAATGGAGCTTTATCGAGTGTGTGTTATCTACTCTGGGTTTTCATGAAGACTTTGTTACCTGGATAATGAACTGTGTCACCTCTGTCTCGTACTCCTTCCTGATCAATGATGCTGTACTAGGAAGAGTGACGCCACAAAGGGAGATTAGACAGGGTGATCCCCTCTCCCCCTATCTCTTTATCATGTGCAGTGAAGTTTTATCAGGCCTCTGTTCTAAAGCACAACAAGATGGAACACTTCCAGGGATCAAAATAGCGAAAAACAGTCCTAGTGTGAATCACTTACTGTTCGCTGATGATACCATGTTCTTTATCCCCACAGACAGGCGCAGCTGCACGAAACTGAAACATATTCTAGCCCTTTATGAAGTTGCCTCAGGACAGAGGATCAATACCGACAAGTCTTTCATCTCCTTTGCTACAAAAACCACATCCTTA ATGGTCATGCTCAAAGCTGTCCTCACTGCGGTTCCTTCTTCTGCGATGACTTGCTTTCTGCTACCCATTGGCTTATGCAAAATGATACAGTCAGCCCTAACGCGCTTCTGGTGGGACTCAAACACTGGAAAAAAAAAAATGTGTTGGTTATCATGGGACACGCTTACAAAATCCAAAGGTATGGGTGGCTTGGGATTTAAAGACATTCAGACCTTTAATATCGCTCTCCTCGTAAAACTCCCTTGGCGTATGCTCACCAATCCAAACTGTCTCCTCTTTCGAGTTCTCCTCGGGAAGTATTGCCACAAAGCTCCGCTGCTCAAAGTGCAACTAGTTAAAGGCGCCTCCCACAGATGGATTGGTATTCTCGCTGGCAGAGATTTATTAGCCTCCCATATTGGAAGGGCAGTGGGAGAAGGGACAGAGATCAAAGTGTGGTCTGATGCTTGGATGTCCACTACTTCTCACATTATACCTTATGGACCCCTCAAGGAATGTACAAATGATCTCTATGTCTCTGAACTGATTAATCGAGGAACCTGTGAATGGAACAAAGAGATGATCAGTAGGATAATGCCTGATTTCGTTGATGATATATTGGCTATAAAACCAAGTAAAACAGGAGCAAGAGACTCCTACATTTGGTATCCAGCAAAATATGGCGTCTACTCTACGAAATCAGGATATGCTGCAGCTATTGCCAAAGAACCCCTAGACAACAACTCTCCACTTGACTCCTTTGATTGGCATTGA
- the LOC106330129 gene encoding defensin-like protein 47, which produces MDFPFNGEFLAQEPKELEKISYDHCSTLCSDHYAWHECWFDCLRKGYEGAGVCASPSPNVPKKCCCQTEPSNLYLHF; this is translated from the exons ATGGATTTTCCGTTCAATGGTGAATTTTTGGCACAAGAACCAAAAG AGCTGGAAAAAATTTCATATGATCACTGCAGTACTTTGTGTTCGGATCACTACGCATGGCATGAATGTTGGTTTGACTGCTTAAGAAAAGGGTATGAAGGTGCTGGGGTGTGTGCTTCTCCTTCTCCTAATGTTCCTAAGAAATGTTGTTGTCAAACTGAACCGTCAAACTTATACCTTCATTTCTAA
- the LOC106333892 gene encoding protein rad9-like — MSIPPSSASKFTYTANSYYSAPYQLPQRFVAPSPAPAPPVAPVPGDTVYPQPIGPVPAVYSYPQYQAYRLFQRDACTD, encoded by the exons ATGTCAATCCCGCCGTCTTCAGCATCTAAGTTCACATACACTGCGAATTCGTACTATTCCGCTCCTTACCAGCTTCCACAGCGCTTCGTGGCGCCGTCTCCTGCTCCAGCGCCGCCGGTTGCACCCGTTCCCGGAGATACGGTCTATCCTCAGCCTATTGGTCCTGTTCCTGCCGTATATTCTTACCCTCAATACCAG GCATATCGGTTGTTCCAGAGAGATGCATGCACAGACTAA
- the LOC106333023 gene encoding protein LIGHT-DEPENDENT SHORT HYPOCOTYLS 2-like: MDLISKNHNNKYPNTTPSTQPPTTSRYENQKRRDWNTFCQYLRNHCPPLSLTSCSGAHVIEFLRYLDQFGKTKVHNQNCAFFGLPDPPEPCPCPLRQAWGSLDALIGRLRAAYEENGGAPEISHFGSSSVRIFLREVRDFQAKARGVSYEKKRKRVNNKQITQSCLQPPQHTAALAQGQPMMAKYHHSET, translated from the coding sequence ATGGATTTGATTTCTAAAAATCACAATAACAAGTACCCTAATACCACTCCCTCGACACAACCTCCTACCACTAGCCGCTACGAGAACCAGAAACGCCGTGATTGGAACACTTTCTGCCAATACCTCAGAAACCATTGTCCACCGCTCTCTCTAACGTCATGCAGCGGCGCACACGTCATAGAGTTTCTGCGTTACCTTGACCAGTTTGGGAAAACTAAAGTCCACAACCAAAACTGCGCCTTCTTTGGCCTCCCAGATCCTCCGGAGCCTTGTCCTTGTCCTCTCCGACAAGCTTGGGGCTCACTTGACGCTCTTATCGGTCGTCTCCGTGCCGCCTACGAGGAGAACGGTGGAGCTCCCGAGATCAGCCATTTTGGCTCAAGTTCAGTCAGGATTTTCCTAAGAGAGGTTAGAGATTTTCAGGCTAAAGCACGTGGCGTTAGCTACGAGAAGAAGAGGAAAAGGGTCAATAACAAGCAAATAACCCAATCGTGTTTGCAGCCGCCTCAACATACAGCCGCACTGGCGCAAGGTCAGCCTATGATGGCTAAGTATCACCACAGTGAAACTTAA